One region of Girardinichthys multiradiatus isolate DD_20200921_A chromosome 1, DD_fGirMul_XY1, whole genome shotgun sequence genomic DNA includes:
- the rpl10 gene encoding 60S ribosomal protein L10, protein MGRRPARCYRYCKNKPYPKSRFCRGVPDPKIRIFDLGRKKAKVDEFPLCAHMVSDEYEQLSSEALEAARICANKYMVKSCGKDGFHIRMRLHPFHVIRINKMLSCAGADRLQTGMRGAFGKPQGTVARVHIGQVIMSVRTKAQNKEHVVEALRRAKFKFPGRQKIHISKKYGFTKFNACDFDDMMAEKRLISDGCGVKYIPSRGPLSHWKALHAI, encoded by the exons cTACCGTTACTGCAAGAACAAACCTTACCCAAAGTCCCGCTTCTGCAGGGGTGTTCCTG ATCCTAAGATCAGGATCTTTGACTTGGGCAGGAAGAAGGCCAAGGTAGATGAGTTCCCTCTGTGTGCCCACATGGTCTCTGATGAGTATGAGCAGCTGTCCTCAGAAG CTCTGGAGGCTGCCCGTATCTGTGCTAACAAGTACATGGTGAAGAGCTGTGGTAAAGATGGTTTCCACATCCGCATGCGTCTGCATCCCTTCCACGTCATCCGGATCAACAAAATGTTGTCCTGTGCTGGAGCTGATAG GCTCCAAACTGGAATGCGTGGTGCTTTTGGTAAACCCCAGGGCACCGTAGCCCGCGTCCACATCGGTCAGGTGATCATGTCGGTGCGTACCAAGGCTCAGAACAAGGAGCATGTGGTGGAGGCTCTGCGCAGAGCCAAGTTCAAGTTCCCGGGACGCCAAAAG ATCCACATTTCCAAGAAGTACGGCTTCACGAAGTTTAATGCCTGTGACTTTGATGACATGATGGCTGAGAAGCGTCTGatctctgatggctgtggggtGAAGTACATCCCCAGCAGAGGCCCCCTGTCCCACTGGAAGGCCCTGCACGCCATCTAA